The following are encoded in a window of Tessaracoccus flavescens genomic DNA:
- a CDS encoding heavy metal translocating P-type ATPase codes for MLWLVIGGAVVLTGLLLWFFFGPKRAGKVRIEDGVQVVEVTVDGGYNPGVIDGVRPGMPVRIMFDRREGGECTSRVVMPDFKVNASLPAYRTTAVEFTPTEAGEFRFACGMNMVSGLIRVTGDPHTAPTPTTASDHHHAQVAASPAVAGLATDGADDEAERAAEIRDLTRRVIIGAILTAPVLIAVMAVELFGATWVPEILMSPWLQLALIAPVMLWSGWPIHRVGWRALSHRTADMNSLITLGTVAAFGYSLVVTFAPGLLPEELRQVYFEAVGVIITLILLGRLLETKAKAGTGEAIRKLIGLQPRTARVLREDVELEIPVEDVVVGDVIVIRPGEKMPVDGEVIHGSSAVDESMVTGESIPAAKTVGDTIIGATINATGALCYVATKVGSDTLLAQIIKLVREAQGSKAPIQRLVDKVSSYFVPVVIIIAVWTLAIWLLVGPPPVFVFALVAAVSVLIIACPCALGLATPMSITVGTGKGAEHGILIRSAEALETAHKLDAIILDKTGTITKGVPTLTDVATVAAFDENQLLGWVAAIENSSEHPLAAAIVTGATDRGLTLGEVTDFDSVTGQGVRGHVDGHDVLVGNRRLLDENGISTDTLRPLHDALAAGGKTPMLVAVDGLPAGIVAVADTIKDGSPAAVAALQARGIEVIMMTGDNRATAAAIASQVGIRRVVAEVMPAHKAAEVRRLQDEGKIVGMVGDGINDAPALAQADVGFAIGTGTDVAIESSDITLISGALSGVVTAVDLSRATMRNIKQNLVFAFLYNTLGIPIAAGLLYPVFGILLSPIVAAAAMALSSLSVVTNANRLRRWAPHPIHESPTTGSPVTPVVEIGGETPTTQHHTTGKDTPMFGKKTTATTHIDPVCGMKVKPATAAATRTRSETTIYFCSTHCAEAFDADPARYGHPQIAAEHQPEAHTPAPHHH; via the coding sequence ATGCTCTGGCTGGTCATAGGTGGGGCGGTGGTCCTGACCGGGTTGCTGCTGTGGTTCTTCTTCGGCCCGAAACGGGCAGGGAAGGTCCGCATCGAAGATGGTGTTCAGGTGGTGGAGGTGACTGTCGACGGCGGCTACAACCCGGGGGTGATCGACGGGGTGCGTCCGGGGATGCCGGTGCGGATCATGTTCGACCGCCGAGAGGGTGGCGAGTGCACCTCGCGGGTGGTGATGCCGGACTTCAAGGTCAACGCGAGCCTTCCCGCGTACCGGACCACGGCCGTCGAGTTCACCCCGACTGAGGCCGGCGAGTTCCGCTTCGCATGCGGCATGAACATGGTCTCCGGTCTGATCCGCGTCACCGGCGACCCCCACACCGCACCCACCCCCACCACAGCATCGGATCATCACCACGCGCAGGTGGCCGCCTCCCCGGCAGTGGCCGGTCTTGCGACCGACGGCGCCGATGATGAGGCAGAGCGGGCTGCGGAGATCCGGGACCTGACCCGGCGGGTGATCATCGGCGCCATCCTCACCGCCCCGGTGCTGATCGCGGTGATGGCCGTCGAGCTGTTCGGCGCCACCTGGGTGCCTGAGATCTTGATGAGTCCCTGGTTGCAGCTGGCGCTGATTGCGCCGGTGATGCTGTGGTCGGGCTGGCCGATCCACCGCGTGGGGTGGCGTGCACTGTCGCACCGCACCGCAGACATGAACTCGCTGATCACGCTCGGCACCGTCGCGGCGTTCGGTTACAGCCTGGTGGTGACCTTCGCCCCCGGACTACTGCCTGAGGAGCTGCGGCAGGTGTACTTCGAAGCCGTCGGGGTGATCATCACGTTGATCCTGCTCGGCCGGCTCCTGGAAACCAAAGCCAAGGCCGGCACCGGTGAGGCGATCCGCAAACTGATCGGCCTGCAGCCCCGCACCGCCCGCGTCCTACGCGAAGATGTGGAGCTGGAGATCCCGGTCGAGGACGTCGTGGTCGGGGATGTGATCGTGATCCGCCCCGGGGAGAAGATGCCCGTTGATGGTGAGGTGATTCACGGATCCTCCGCGGTCGACGAGTCGATGGTGACCGGGGAGTCGATCCCTGCGGCCAAGACGGTCGGTGACACCATCATCGGCGCAACCATCAACGCCACCGGGGCACTGTGCTATGTCGCCACCAAGGTCGGCTCCGATACCTTGCTCGCCCAGATCATCAAACTGGTCCGTGAGGCCCAGGGCTCGAAGGCCCCCATCCAACGGCTGGTGGACAAGGTCTCGAGCTACTTCGTCCCGGTCGTGATCATCATCGCGGTGTGGACGCTGGCGATCTGGCTGCTGGTGGGTCCCCCGCCGGTGTTCGTGTTTGCGCTCGTCGCCGCCGTCTCGGTCCTGATCATCGCCTGCCCCTGCGCCTTGGGGCTCGCGACCCCGATGTCGATCACCGTGGGCACCGGCAAGGGAGCCGAACACGGCATCCTGATCCGCTCCGCTGAAGCGCTGGAAACCGCGCACAAGCTTGACGCGATCATCCTCGACAAGACCGGCACCATCACCAAGGGTGTACCGACCCTCACCGACGTCGCCACCGTAGCAGCGTTCGATGAGAACCAGCTCCTCGGCTGGGTCGCCGCGATCGAGAACAGCTCCGAGCACCCCCTGGCGGCGGCGATCGTGACCGGCGCCACCGACCGCGGTCTCACCCTGGGCGAGGTCACTGACTTCGACTCGGTCACCGGGCAAGGCGTCCGCGGCCACGTCGACGGCCACGACGTCCTGGTCGGCAACCGGCGACTTCTCGACGAAAATGGCATCAGTACCGACACGCTGCGGCCGCTGCATGACGCGCTCGCAGCAGGGGGCAAGACGCCGATGCTGGTGGCCGTCGACGGGCTCCCCGCGGGAATCGTGGCGGTCGCCGACACCATCAAGGACGGCTCCCCGGCCGCGGTCGCGGCCCTCCAGGCACGCGGCATCGAGGTCATCATGATGACTGGCGACAACCGGGCAACCGCCGCCGCGATCGCCTCCCAGGTCGGGATCCGTCGCGTGGTCGCCGAAGTGATGCCCGCCCACAAGGCCGCCGAGGTCCGACGCCTCCAGGACGAAGGCAAGATCGTCGGAATGGTCGGCGACGGCATCAACGACGCCCCCGCCCTCGCGCAGGCAGACGTCGGCTTCGCGATCGGCACCGGCACCGACGTGGCCATCGAATCCTCCGACATCACCCTGATCTCCGGCGCCCTGTCAGGGGTGGTCACCGCCGTTGACCTGTCGCGGGCCACTATGCGCAACATCAAACAGAACCTGGTGTTCGCGTTCCTGTACAACACCCTCGGCATCCCCATCGCCGCAGGTTTGCTCTACCCCGTCTTCGGGATCCTGCTCAGCCCCATCGTCGCCGCCGCAGCCATGGCCCTGTCCTCACTGTCGGTGGTCACCAACGCCAACCGGCTCCGCCGCTGGGCACCACACCCCATCCACGAGTCCCCCACCACCGGCTCCCCCGTCACCCCCGTCGTCGAAATCGGCGGCGAGACCCCCACCACCCAGCACCACACCACAGGAAAGGACACCCCCATGTTCGGCAAGAAGACCACCGCCACCACCCACATCGATCCCGTCTGCGGAATGAAGGTCAAGCCCGCCACCGCGGCCGCCACCCGCACCCGCAGCGAGACCACGATCTACTTCTGCTCCACCCACTGCGCCGAAGCCTTCGACGCGGACCCCGCCCGCTACGGACACCCCCAGATCGCGGCCGAGCACCAACCCGAGGCTCACACCCCCGCACCGCACCACCACTAG
- a CDS encoding heavy-metal-associated domain-containing protein: MKSQTTVLEAGGLHWATSESVIERTLLGVPGVLAVEASAVSQTATVTYDPNQTSVAQLVGWVNDCGYHCTGSRYLATPWRNRSRPTPTSATSGTPATRR, translated from the coding sequence ATGAAGAGTCAAACCACGGTCCTGGAGGCCGGTGGCCTGCACTGGGCCACCTCGGAATCAGTGATCGAGAGAACGCTACTTGGGGTACCCGGCGTGCTGGCCGTCGAGGCCAGCGCCGTCTCCCAGACCGCGACGGTCACATATGACCCGAACCAGACGTCGGTCGCCCAACTGGTCGGCTGGGTCAATGACTGCGGCTACCACTGCACCGGCAGTCGGTACCTAGCCACACCATGGCGGAACCGGTCTCGACCGACCCCCACATCGGCCACGAGCGGCACACCGGCCACGAGGCGGTGA
- a CDS encoding prolipoprotein diacylglyceryl transferase: MWPEVFSIFGVGIQSYGLSKALALLVGAFLLGRAFTRIGYDKELAHSIALWATVWGFVGAKVYYLIANWDNFSWHLFGGSGFVWYGGLIAGSIAVIVMTRRHDLPLGRVAGAMAAPLSVAYGIGRIGCFLAGDGTYGTPTDLPWGMAFPNGVVPVNVPVHPVQLYEAAGAFLIAGILWALGRRLRPLAVFGSYLLLSGAARLLAEVVRINPHVLLGLTEAQLIGIVSIILGVALILRDAFHPAVAPSDAPVGSESAVLSSHPVGR, from the coding sequence GTGTGGCCTGAGGTGTTCTCGATTTTTGGTGTGGGGATCCAGAGCTATGGGCTGAGTAAGGCGCTGGCGCTGCTGGTCGGCGCGTTCCTGTTGGGTCGCGCGTTCACGCGGATCGGTTACGACAAGGAACTGGCGCACTCGATCGCGTTGTGGGCGACGGTGTGGGGGTTCGTCGGCGCGAAGGTGTACTACCTGATCGCGAACTGGGACAACTTCAGTTGGCACCTGTTCGGCGGGTCCGGGTTCGTCTGGTACGGGGGATTGATCGCCGGGTCGATCGCGGTGATCGTGATGACTCGACGCCACGATCTGCCCCTTGGACGGGTGGCGGGCGCGATGGCGGCGCCGCTGTCGGTGGCCTACGGCATCGGCCGGATCGGCTGCTTCCTTGCCGGTGACGGCACGTACGGCACACCCACCGACCTGCCCTGGGGGATGGCGTTCCCCAACGGGGTGGTGCCGGTGAACGTGCCGGTGCATCCCGTCCAGCTGTATGAGGCCGCCGGCGCCTTCCTGATCGCCGGCATCCTGTGGGCGCTGGGTCGCAGGCTGCGACCGCTGGCCGTGTTCGGGTCCTACCTGCTGCTCAGCGGCGCGGCACGCCTGCTCGCCGAGGTCGTCCGGATCAACCCGCACGTCCTGTTGGGCCTCACCGAGGCGCAGCTGATCGGCATCGTCAGTATCATTCTGGGCGTCGCCCTGATCCTGCGAGACGCCTTCCACCCCGCAGTTGCGCCCTCAGATGCTCCTGTCGGCTCCGAATCGGCCGTCCTTAGCTCTCACCCGGTCGGGAGGTGA